TCGATTTGCACCCAACCCTGGTAGGAGATATCGTCCAGCACTTTTTTTACTTTTTCAAAATTCACAATCCCTTTTCCCAGGAGCTGCCCGTTTTCCTTCATGTGCACTTCACAAATCTGCTTATTGAGGAAGGGTATTTCTTCAAAAATATCGTAGCCCATCTGGGTGGAATTGGCGACGTCGTAATAGACCTTGATATTGGGAGAACCTACGGCGTCGATGATTTCCATATGCTCGCGTGCACTCAGCCAGGATTCTATCCCCAATACAATTCCTTCATTTTCAGCTTTTGACGCTACTTTTTTGAATCTTCGTATCACTTCTTTTGTCCCGACAGGGTCATTTTTGAGGTCGCCTTCCGAAAAGAATGCGAGCAAAACCACGCGACAGCCCATGGCTTTGGCGACATCGATGCTGTCGCTGACCCATTTTTCTGTGCGCGGGTCCGATTTGTAGGGGATGCTGTTCAATTCACCGATCGCCAGGCCGCCAATGGCCACGCCGGTTTCCGCGGAAGCTTTTTTATATAGTTGCTGAATTTCCGGTCTTCTCAGATGCATATCATTGGCCACCGTGCCCAGGCTGATCTGCACGCCGTCGAGGCCGATTTTTTTGGCAGTGTCGAGGGCTTCGATTTTGCTGTGGCCGTTGATAGACCAGTCGCAGGCGCCGATCTTTATTTTCGATTTTGTATGCGCGGAAGCATGTACTTCCGGGATGAGCGCGGCGGCGGCCAGGCCAGACAAATGGCGTATGGCTTCACGCCTGTTAATGGCCTGAATCATGAATATGGATGCGTT
This Dyadobacter sp. UC 10 DNA region includes the following protein-coding sequences:
- a CDS encoding sugar phosphate isomerase/epimerase family protein, with protein sequence MIQAINRREAIRHLSGLAAAALIPEVHASAHTKSKIKIGACDWSINGHSKIEALDTAKKIGLDGVQISLGTVANDMHLRRPEIQQLYKKASAETGVAIGGLAIGELNSIPYKSDPRTEKWVSDSIDVAKAMGCRVVLLAFFSEGDLKNDPVGTKEVIRRFKKVASKAENEGIVLGIESWLSAREHMEIIDAVGSPNIKVYYDVANSTQMGYDIFEEIPFLNKQICEVHMKENGQLLGKGIVNFEKVKKVLDDISYQGWVQIEGAVPKDGDMLTSYIANNQYLRQLYKS